A stretch of Fusobacterium periodonticum ATCC 33693 DNA encodes these proteins:
- a CDS encoding AAA domain-containing protein, with product MQDKEKVIALYNYIAEVSKSFKDTKINFTEEKWFSFFDDFPKHQDIIFDYKNLDNDYFENEENRLLEIKKPTFLKPLFLDENLLKWLEGDWKDYKSTLAIKEEIINEESEEEISKIINISSEIKENLEKELEKREIWVKEQLVIEEVRAFFDTLYIKYLELNKDSETLELVIGNGIVKIKNKNVYYPILLKKIRIDFDAKNNILILVDPLANENFSTTLYTNFLNEIDEINLTHVFELEEEIKEKDLHPLNKKEIDDFFRKFIHRLSSKGYFIDDEEMLNIKEDDILIEDKPLIFIRKKDTGIVKAIESIVDRIENHGEIPNQLLELVGIIKNKENNNKSRIEDIKEEEILFVKDTNREQVDIAKQIEINDAVVVQGPPGTGKTHTIANLLGHFLAQGKNVLITSHTKKALRVLKEKIPKNIQGLCISILDDDNSDMRKSVESISEKMGHFTSDNLKKEVEELENIRIREYNELKDINNKMYIIKHKESQAIIFNGESFSIQEIGTFLRNNPKILEKIPGKISGLIPCPITNEEFRFLSNEYKEIIDKDEEKEITLGLNEPTDYLDEEAFKNLVDSKKLAEDEFKETIKGTDYIFKNKYLLINGKELVNLEKFKENYTGDFIPKELKKNIEKWKIEAAIAGLTNVGNRINWQNFIEEIKRTYKYSSDMSPKLFKKKINFSDLSLANAKQLVQELKNAFDNPGFLLNLNLKKAKNNIGDKVTLNGELIKDTSECTLILEYIDLLIQEKELKESWKELIEKNEGVSVDSLDDNLLDYAFESLKDIEYFLNWTHSEKDNLLKNIEKIGINKENLFDDTDISIEKIKNILTSVKDIEKIIEVSNKALNLAKKNEEYSSYLKNIDKITKKNSILDNELKNSIENEDTEKYSLYLEKLKNILIKENSYNKRKEILNKISKVAFDWYEALRNRTVEPIEDVYEIWKWKQLSQELEKLEKEPYEKLENKALEKVKNIRKATLELVEKKSWYHVLHFIEKKENLLVSQALRGWEQTIQKIGKGTGKNAPLYRKQAKEKMATCQKAVPAWIMPMNKVIDTLNPAENKFDIIIIDEASQSDLSSLILLYMAKKVIIVGDDKQVSPLDVGKSIDKINTLRTKYIEGKITNHDLYGLNSSLYSVASTTYQPLMLKEHFRCVPEIIAYSNKTSYNFKIKPLRESSSSILKPAVINYKVPGVRDEKRKINIIEAKTIVALIKACLELKEYAESSFGVISLLGDEQVELIQKLIIEKIDTIDIEKHSILCGNPSHFQGDERDVMFLTMVDSNSGEGPLRMMTDGTEAARKKRYNVAASRAKDQMWVINSLDANNDLKTGDIRKEFLEYINNPKDFILTEEIEKNSESIFEEEVVKYLVSEGYHIKQQWEVGAYRIDMVALFQDKKIAIECDGEKWHSTEEQIKQDMERQSILERCGWEFIRIRGSKYFKNPESTMKDVIDELNKKGIYPEKMESENYLIKEEELLNKVKTKAFEILQSWNNSTEISIDTQIEVSKTKSINIPIPEEIENEVIEEKLVKEDVQKIDFNDNTSDVDEKDIFKFLDDENIKYIDHRIFSGLLWVMYDEDKKEIIENFFKKNNYNYFLEKRGTLLTSGKAAWRIKNL from the coding sequence ATGCAAGATAAAGAAAAGGTAATAGCACTATATAATTATATTGCAGAAGTATCTAAAAGTTTTAAAGATACTAAAATAAATTTTACTGAAGAAAAATGGTTTAGTTTTTTTGATGATTTTCCTAAACATCAAGATATTATCTTTGATTATAAAAATTTAGATAATGATTATTTTGAAAATGAAGAAAATAGACTTCTAGAAATAAAAAAGCCTACTTTTTTAAAGCCTTTATTTTTAGATGAAAACTTATTAAAGTGGCTTGAGGGAGATTGGAAAGATTATAAGTCTACTTTAGCAATTAAAGAAGAAATAATCAATGAAGAATCAGAAGAAGAAATTAGTAAAATAATTAATATTTCTTCTGAAATAAAAGAAAATTTAGAAAAAGAGCTAGAAAAAAGAGAAATCTGGGTAAAAGAACAATTAGTTATAGAAGAAGTAAGAGCCTTTTTTGACACTCTTTATATCAAATACTTAGAGCTTAATAAAGATAGTGAAACTTTAGAATTAGTTATTGGAAATGGAATAGTAAAAATAAAAAATAAAAATGTTTACTATCCAATACTATTGAAAAAAATAAGAATAGATTTTGATGCTAAAAATAATATTCTAATCTTAGTTGATCCTTTAGCAAATGAAAATTTTTCAACAACTCTATATACTAATTTTCTAAATGAAATTGATGAAATTAATTTAACACATGTTTTTGAATTGGAAGAAGAAATTAAGGAAAAAGATTTACATCCTTTAAATAAAAAAGAAATTGATGATTTCTTTAGAAAATTTATTCATAGATTAAGCAGTAAAGGATATTTTATTGATGATGAAGAAATGCTAAATATAAAAGAAGATGATATACTTATTGAAGATAAACCATTAATTTTTATTAGAAAAAAAGATACAGGTATTGTAAAAGCAATAGAAAGTATAGTTGATAGAATAGAAAATCATGGAGAAATTCCTAATCAACTTTTAGAATTAGTAGGAATAATTAAGAATAAAGAAAATAATAATAAAAGTAGGATTGAAGATATAAAAGAAGAAGAGATCTTATTTGTAAAAGATACAAATAGAGAACAAGTAGATATAGCAAAACAGATAGAAATAAATGATGCTGTTGTAGTTCAAGGACCTCCTGGGACAGGAAAAACACATACTATTGCTAATCTATTGGGACATTTTTTAGCCCAAGGAAAAAATGTACTAATAACAAGTCACACTAAAAAAGCTTTGAGAGTTTTAAAGGAAAAAATTCCTAAAAATATACAAGGTTTATGTATTTCTATTTTAGATGATGACAATAGTGACATGAGAAAATCTGTTGAAAGTATATCGGAAAAGATGGGACATTTTACTTCTGACAATCTAAAAAAAGAAGTGGAAGAATTAGAAAATATTAGAATAAGAGAGTACAATGAATTAAAAGATATAAATAATAAAATGTACATTATAAAGCACAAGGAAAGTCAAGCTATTATATTTAATGGTGAGTCTTTTTCTATACAAGAAATTGGTACTTTTTTAAGAAATAATCCAAAAATATTAGAAAAGATACCTGGGAAAATTTCAGGCTTAATACCTTGTCCTATTACTAATGAAGAATTTAGATTTCTTAGTAATGAGTACAAGGAAATTATTGATAAAGATGAGGAAAAAGAAATTACTTTAGGTTTAAATGAGCCTACAGATTATTTAGATGAAGAAGCTTTTAAAAATTTGGTAGATAGTAAAAAACTAGCTGAAGATGAATTTAAAGAAACAATAAAAGGTACTGATTACATATTTAAAAATAAATACTTATTAATTAATGGTAAAGAATTGGTTAACTTAGAGAAATTTAAAGAAAACTACACTGGAGACTTTATACCAAAAGAATTAAAGAAAAATATTGAAAAATGGAAAATTGAAGCTGCTATTGCAGGTTTAACAAATGTTGGGAATAGAATAAATTGGCAAAATTTTATAGAAGAAATTAAAAGAACCTATAAATATTCTAGTGATATGAGTCCAAAATTATTCAAAAAGAAAATTAATTTTTCTGATTTAAGCCTTGCTAATGCTAAACAATTAGTACAAGAACTTAAAAATGCCTTTGATAATCCTGGATTTTTACTTAACTTAAATTTAAAAAAAGCCAAGAATAATATTGGAGATAAAGTAACTTTAAATGGTGAACTTATAAAAGATACTTCAGAATGTACTTTAATTTTAGAATATATAGATTTACTTATACAAGAAAAAGAGCTTAAAGAAAGTTGGAAGGAACTTATAGAAAAAAATGAAGGTGTCTCTGTAGATTCTTTAGACGATAATCTTTTAGATTATGCTTTTGAGTCTTTAAAGGATATTGAATATTTCTTAAATTGGACTCATTCTGAAAAAGATAATTTATTAAAAAATATTGAAAAAATAGGAATAAATAAAGAAAATCTTTTTGATGATACAGATATTTCAATAGAAAAGATCAAAAATATATTGACTTCTGTAAAAGATATTGAAAAAATAATAGAAGTTTCAAATAAAGCTTTAAATTTAGCTAAGAAAAATGAGGAATATTCTTCATATTTAAAAAACATAGATAAAATAACTAAGAAGAATTCTATTCTTGATAATGAGTTAAAAAATTCAATTGAAAATGAAGATACAGAAAAATATTCTCTATATTTAGAAAAATTAAAGAATATACTTATAAAGGAAAATTCATATAATAAAAGAAAAGAAATATTAAATAAAATAAGTAAAGTTGCTTTTGATTGGTATGAAGCTTTAAGAAATCGAACTGTAGAGCCTATTGAAGATGTATATGAAATATGGAAATGGAAACAATTATCCCAAGAATTAGAAAAATTAGAAAAAGAACCTTATGAAAAACTAGAAAATAAAGCTTTAGAAAAAGTTAAAAATATAAGAAAAGCTACTTTAGAATTGGTTGAAAAAAAATCTTGGTATCATGTATTACATTTTATAGAAAAAAAGGAAAATCTATTAGTAAGTCAGGCCCTTAGAGGTTGGGAACAAACTATACAAAAAATTGGAAAAGGTACAGGAAAAAATGCTCCATTATATAGAAAACAAGCTAAAGAAAAAATGGCAACTTGCCAAAAAGCTGTTCCTGCTTGGATAATGCCTATGAATAAAGTAATTGATACTCTAAATCCAGCTGAAAATAAATTTGATATCATTATCATAGATGAAGCTAGTCAATCAGATTTAAGTTCTTTGATTCTTTTATATATGGCTAAAAAAGTTATTATTGTTGGTGATGATAAACAAGTAAGTCCTCTAGATGTAGGGAAAAGTATAGATAAAATAAATACTTTAAGAACAAAATACATAGAAGGAAAAATTACTAACCATGATTTATATGGACTTAATTCTTCTCTTTATTCTGTAGCTTCAACAACATATCAACCTTTAATGTTAAAAGAACATTTTAGATGTGTCCCTGAAATAATAGCTTACAGTAATAAAACTTCTTATAATTTTAAAATAAAGCCTTTGAGAGAATCAAGTTCATCTATCTTAAAACCAGCAGTCATAAATTATAAAGTACCTGGGGTAAGAGATGAAAAAAGAAAAATAAATATAATTGAAGCTAAGACTATCGTTGCTTTAATCAAAGCTTGTTTAGAATTAAAAGAATATGCTGAGAGCTCTTTTGGAGTAATCTCTCTTTTAGGTGATGAGCAAGTTGAACTAATTCAAAAATTAATAATTGAAAAAATAGATACTATAGATATAGAAAAACATAGTATCTTATGTGGAAATCCTAGTCATTTTCAAGGTGATGAAAGAGATGTTATGTTCTTAACTATGGTTGATAGTAACTCTGGAGAAGGTCCTTTAAGAATGATGACAGATGGAACAGAAGCAGCAAGAAAGAAAAGATATAATGTTGCTGCAAGTCGTGCTAAAGATCAAATGTGGGTAATAAACTCTTTAGATGCTAACAATGATTTAAAAACAGGAGATATTAGAAAAGAATTCTTGGAATATATAAATAATCCAAAAGATTTTATCTTAACTGAAGAGATAGAAAAAAATTCTGAATCTATTTTTGAAGAAGAAGTTGTTAAATATTTAGTATCAGAAGGATATCATATAAAGCAACAATGGGAAGTTGGGGCATATAGAATAGATATGGTTGCTCTTTTCCAAGATAAAAAAATAGCAATAGAATGTGATGGAGAAAAATGGCATAGTACTGAAGAACAAATAAAACAAGATATGGAACGTCAAAGTATTTTAGAACGTTGTGGTTGGGAGTTTATAAGAATTAGAGGAAGTAAGTATTTTAAAAATCCTGAATCTACAATGAAAGATGTAATAGATGAATTAAATAAAAAAGGTATTTATCCAGAAAAAATGGAAAGTGAAAACTATTTAATAAAAGAAGAAGAATTATTAAATAAAGTCAAAACTAAAGCCTTTGAAATTCTTCAATCTTGGAATAATAGTACTGAAATTTCTATAGATACTCAAATAGAAGTTTCTAAAACTAAGTCTATAAATATACCTATTCCAGAAGAAATAGAAAATGAAGTTATAGAAGAAAAACTTGTAAAAGAAGATGTTCAAAAAATTGATTTTAATGATAATACTTCTGATGTTGATGAAAAAGATATATTTAAATTTTTAGATGATGAAAATATTAAGTATATTGATCATAGAATTTTTTCAGGTTTACTTTGGGTTATGTATGATGAAGATAAAAAAGAAATAATAGAAAACTTTTTCAAAAAGAACAATTATAATTACTTTTTAGAAAAAAGAGGTACACTTTTAACTTCAGGAAAGGCTGCATGGAGAATAAAAAACTTATAG
- a CDS encoding YdbC family protein: protein MERKELKFEVLNDLGTISESSKGWSKKLTRVIWNEDEPKYDIRAWDSELKKMGKGITLTEKELRELKKLIDKEIEFLDNEK, encoded by the coding sequence ATGGAAAGAAAAGAACTTAAATTTGAAGTTTTAAATGATCTAGGAACTATATCTGAAAGTAGTAAAGGATGGAGTAAAAAATTAACTCGTGTTATTTGGAATGAAGATGAACCAAAATATGATATTAGAGCTTGGGATTCTGAATTAAAAAAAATGGGAAAAGGAATTACTTTAACTGAAAAAGAGTTAAGAGAATTAAAGAAATTAATAGATAAAGAAATAGAATTTTTAGATAATGAAAAATAA
- a CDS encoding toxin-antitoxin system YwqK family antitoxin yields the protein MRKKLILFMILFLFINILGFSNEELINENFVSDKLPAMNTSVNSMNPAYDESLKEYKMKKENIAILSNYIQESINKKGSATIYSKFEKDALIVSDEKNNLLFSEKISKNLSKMATYFKSKQIYQLKDGRIFVSSDYSLKNNEDKSRIVSETLLKKNINLKNVFDFIDLTGDLNDSSEKNFAKVENYKAMVYDKNQKLIFTTTYKNKKLVGEGQVDRTSMKLIYIFEDDSFDKGNITMYMDNALFATLKVINSAQDGEMKMYNSSGKVLSTLVFKNGKLNGPSKMYYDNGKVMMIINFKDDEPIGQPIFYDEDGNPVK from the coding sequence ATGAGAAAAAAATTAATTTTATTTATGATTTTATTTCTATTTATTAATATTTTAGGATTTTCAAATGAAGAACTTATAAATGAAAATTTTGTAAGTGATAAACTACCAGCTATGAACACAAGTGTTAATAGTATGAATCCTGCTTATGATGAATCATTAAAAGAATATAAAATGAAGAAAGAAAATATAGCTATATTATCTAATTATATTCAAGAAAGTATTAATAAAAAAGGTAGCGCCACTATTTATAGTAAATTTGAAAAAGATGCTTTAATTGTCAGTGATGAAAAGAATAATCTTCTTTTTTCAGAAAAAATTTCTAAAAATTTATCTAAAATGGCTACTTACTTTAAATCAAAACAAATATATCAGTTAAAAGATGGAAGAATCTTCGTGAGTAGTGACTATAGTCTTAAAAATAATGAAGATAAATCAAGAATAGTATCTGAAACTTTATTAAAGAAAAACATAAACTTAAAAAATGTATTTGATTTTATTGATTTAACAGGTGATTTGAATGATTCATCAGAAAAGAATTTTGCTAAAGTTGAAAATTATAAGGCAATGGTTTATGATAAAAATCAAAAATTAATATTTACTACAACATATAAAAATAAAAAACTTGTAGGTGAAGGTCAAGTAGATAGAACTTCTATGAAATTGATTTATATTTTTGAAGATGATTCTTTTGATAAAGGTAATATTACTATGTATATGGATAATGCTTTATTTGCCACTTTAAAAGTAATAAATTCTGCTCAAGATGGAGAAATGAAAATGTATAATTCAAGTGGTAAAGTTCTATCAACTTTGGTTTTTAAAAATGGTAAATTAAATGGTCCATCAAAAATGTATTATGATAATGGAAAAGTTATGATGATAATAAACTTTAAAGATGATGAACCTATTGGACAACCTATTTTCTATGATGAAGATGGAAATCCTGTGAAATAA
- a CDS encoding DUF1353 domain-containing protein — MELTRLNTCPIDDKYWEVLEEYSYETSRGLVVVPKGFMTDYASVPKIFRNIINTYGKHGRAAVVHDWLYSSRCKIDITRAEADKIFLEIMTEWNVKKYKKLLMYILVRIFGESHFRKGD; from the coding sequence ATGGAATTAACTAGACTAAATACCTGTCCAATTGATGATAAATATTGGGAAGTTCTTGAAGAATATTCTTATGAAACATCTAGAGGACTTGTAGTTGTTCCTAAAGGTTTTATGACAGACTATGCATCAGTACCTAAGATTTTTAGAAATATTATAAATACTTATGGTAAACATGGAAGAGCTGCAGTTGTCCATGATTGGTTGTACTCAAGTAGGTGTAAAATAGATATTACAAGGGCTGAAGCAGATAAGATTTTTTTAGAAATTATGACAGAATGGAATGTTAAAAAGTATAAAAAACTTTTAATGTATATTTTAGTTAGAATATTTGGAGAAAGTCATTTTAGAAAAGGTGATTAG
- the truB gene encoding tRNA pseudouridine(55) synthase TruB, whose protein sequence is MEGIILVNKPKGISSFDVIRKLKKILKTKKIGHTGTLDPLATGLMLICVGKATKLASDLEAKNKVYLANFEIGYATDTYDIEGKRIAENLIDVSKDNLELSLKKFIGDIKQVPPMYSAIKIDGNKLYHLARKGIEIERPERDVTIEYINLLDFKDNKAKIETKVSKGCYIRSLIYDIGLDLGTYATMTELQRVDVGEHSLTNSYTLEQMEEMAQNNDLSFLKSIEEVFSYEKYNLETEKEFTLFKNGNTVKIKESLENKKYRLYFQNEFLGLATIENNNLLKGYKYY, encoded by the coding sequence TTGGAAGGAATAATACTTGTAAATAAACCCAAAGGAATAAGTTCCTTTGATGTTATAAGAAAACTTAAAAAGATTTTAAAAACTAAAAAAATAGGTCATACAGGAACTCTTGATCCCTTAGCAACAGGACTTATGCTTATCTGTGTTGGAAAGGCTACTAAGCTTGCTTCTGATTTAGAAGCTAAAAATAAAGTTTATTTAGCTAATTTTGAAATAGGATATGCTACTGATACCTATGATATTGAAGGAAAAAGAATTGCTGAAAATCTTATAGATGTTTCAAAAGATAATTTAGAATTATCTTTAAAAAAATTTATAGGAGATATAAAGCAAGTTCCTCCAATGTACTCTGCTATAAAAATTGATGGAAACAAACTTTATCATTTAGCAAGAAAAGGTATTGAAATAGAGAGACCTGAAAGAGATGTAACTATTGAATACATTAATCTTTTAGATTTTAAAGATAATAAGGCTAAAATTGAAACAAAGGTTTCTAAAGGTTGCTATATAAGAAGCTTAATCTATGATATAGGTTTAGATTTAGGAACTTATGCTACTATGACAGAACTACAAAGAGTAGATGTTGGAGAACACTCTTTAACAAACTCATATACATTGGAGCAGATGGAAGAAATGGCTCAAAACAATGATTTAAGCTTTTTAAAATCTATTGAAGAAGTATTTTCTTATGAGAAATATAATTTAGAAACTGAAAAAGAATTTACTTTATTTAAAAATGGTAACACTGTAAAAATAAAAGAAAGTTTAGAAAATAAAAAATATAGATTATATTTTCAAAATGAATTCTTAGGTTTGGCAACTATAGAAAATAATAATTTATTAAAAGGATATAAATATTATTAA
- the typA gene encoding translational GTPase TypA, translated as MKIKNIAIIAHVDHGKTTLVDCLLRQGGVFKTHELEKVEERVMDSDDIERERGITIFSKNASARYKDYKINIVDTPGHADFGGEVQRIMKMVDSVLLLVDAFEGPMPQTKYVLKKALEQGHRPIVVVNKVDKPNARPEDVLYMVYDLFIELNANEYQLEFSVVYASGKAGFARKELTDENTDMQPLFETILEHVQDPDGDVAKPTQFLITNIAYDNYVGKLAVGRIHNGTLKRNQDVMLIKRDGKQVKGKVSVLYGYEGLKRVEIEEAEAGDIVCVAGIDDIDIGETLADINDPVALPLIDIDEPTLAMTFMVNDSPFVGKEGKFVTSRHIWDRLQKEIQTNVSMRVEATDSPDSFIVKGRGELQLSILLENMRREGFEVQVSKPRVLFKEKDGKRLEPIELALIDVDDSFTGTVIEKMGVRKAEMVSMVPGQDGYTRLEFKVPARGLIGFRNEFLTDTKGTGILNHSFFDYEEYKGDIPTRNKGVLIATEPGVTVPYALNNLQDRGTLFLDPGIPVYEGMIVGEHNRENDLVVNVCKTKKLTNMRAAGSDDAVKLATPRKFTLEQALDYIAEDELVEVTPTNIRLRKKILKEGDRRKNWSALNNK; from the coding sequence ATGAAAATTAAAAACATAGCAATTATTGCTCACGTTGACCATGGTAAAACAACTCTTGTTGATTGTCTATTAAGACAAGGTGGAGTTTTTAAAACTCATGAACTTGAAAAAGTTGAAGAAAGAGTTATGGACTCAGATGATATTGAAAGAGAAAGAGGAATTACAATCTTCTCTAAAAATGCTTCTGCTAGATATAAAGACTATAAGATAAATATAGTTGACACACCAGGCCATGCTGACTTTGGTGGAGAAGTACAAAGAATTATGAAAATGGTTGATTCTGTTCTTTTACTTGTAGATGCTTTTGAAGGTCCTATGCCTCAAACAAAATATGTTTTGAAAAAAGCTTTAGAACAAGGACATAGACCAATAGTTGTAGTAAACAAAGTTGATAAACCTAATGCAAGACCAGAAGATGTTCTATACATGGTTTATGATTTATTTATAGAATTAAATGCTAACGAATATCAACTTGAATTCTCTGTAGTTTATGCTTCAGGAAAAGCGGGTTTTGCTAGAAAAGAATTGACTGATGAAAATACAGATATGCAACCATTATTTGAAACAATACTTGAGCATGTTCAAGATCCTGATGGAGATGTAGCTAAACCAACTCAATTTTTAATAACAAATATTGCTTATGATAACTATGTTGGAAAATTAGCAGTTGGAAGAATACACAATGGTACTTTAAAAAGAAACCAAGATGTAATGTTAATAAAAAGAGATGGAAAACAAGTTAAAGGAAAAGTTTCAGTTCTGTATGGTTATGAAGGATTAAAAAGAGTTGAAATAGAAGAAGCTGAAGCTGGGGATATAGTTTGCGTTGCTGGTATTGATGATATAGATATTGGGGAAACATTAGCAGATATAAATGATCCTGTTGCTTTACCTTTGATTGATATTGATGAACCAACACTTGCAATGACATTTATGGTAAATGATTCTCCATTTGTTGGAAAAGAAGGAAAATTTGTAACTTCTAGACATATTTGGGATAGATTGCAAAAAGAAATTCAAACAAATGTTAGTATGAGAGTAGAAGCAACTGATTCTCCTGACTCATTTATAGTTAAAGGAAGAGGAGAACTTCAACTTTCTATATTACTTGAAAATATGAGAAGAGAAGGTTTTGAAGTACAAGTTTCTAAACCAAGAGTTTTATTTAAAGAAAAAGATGGAAAGAGATTAGAACCTATCGAGCTTGCTTTAATTGATGTAGATGACAGCTTTACAGGAACTGTAATTGAAAAGATGGGAGTTAGAAAAGCTGAAATGGTTTCTATGGTTCCTGGACAAGATGGATATACAAGACTTGAATTTAAAGTCCCTGCAAGAGGACTTATTGGATTCAGAAATGAATTCTTAACAGATACTAAAGGTACTGGTATCTTAAACCACTCTTTCTTTGACTATGAAGAATATAAAGGAGATATTCCTACAAGAAATAAGGGAGTTTTAATTGCTACTGAACCAGGGGTTACTGTTCCTTATGCTTTAAATAACTTACAAGACAGAGGAACTTTATTCTTAGATCCAGGTATTCCAGTATATGAAGGAATGATAGTTGGAGAACATAACAGAGAAAATGACTTAGTTGTAAATGTTTGTAAGACTAAAAAATTAACAAATATGAGAGCTGCTGGTTCTGATGATGCAGTTAAACTTGCAACACCTAGAAAATTTACTCTAGAACAGGCTCTTGACTACATTGCTGAAGATGAACTTGTAGAAGTTACTCCAACAAATATTAGATTAAGAAAGAAAATCTTAAAAGAAGGAGACAGAAGAAAAAACTGGTCTGCTTTAAATAATAAATAA
- a CDS encoding subtype B tannase, which yields MKKFKFLMLFCLFGSMAFAAPKTTKAVKNEYDLKFNPNKYVSKETEVNGKKVKYRAYENIVYVKNPIDKEYQNINIYIPEEYFNNSSIRNYSSSNAPIFLPNSVGGYMPGKADKVGVGRDGKANSLSYALSKGYVVAAPGARGRTLTDKNGAYTGKAPAAIVDLKAAVRYLYFNDEVMPGDANKIISNGTSAGGALSALLGASGNSQDYLPYLTELGAADTRDDIYAVSSYCPITNLENADSAYEWMYNGVNTFSRMEFTRNTSAQEYNDRSLTRTTVQGSLTEDEIRISNRLKNMFPTYLNNLKLKDDKGTPLTLDKNGNGTFKSYLSLIIKNSVNKALAEGKDISEFKKAFTIENGKVVAVDLDVYTHIGDRMKSPPAFDSLNASSGENNLFGDKKTDNKNFTKFSFDIANKEAIEYYQKGKFNDKSVKVVIPKMADKAIIKMMNPMNYIESAPTKYWRIRHGAIDKDTSLAIPAILAIKLKNSGKIVDFAAPWGQGHGGDYDLDELFNWIDTIVNK from the coding sequence ATGAAAAAATTTAAATTTTTAATGTTATTTTGTCTATTTGGCTCTATGGCTTTTGCAGCTCCTAAAACTACAAAAGCTGTAAAAAATGAATATGATTTAAAATTTAATCCAAATAAATACGTTTCAAAGGAAACTGAGGTCAATGGTAAAAAAGTAAAGTACCGTGCTTATGAAAATATTGTTTATGTAAAAAATCCTATAGATAAAGAATATCAAAATATTAATATCTATATTCCTGAAGAATACTTTAATAATTCTTCTATAAGAAATTATAGTAGTTCTAATGCTCCTATCTTTTTACCTAATAGTGTTGGAGGATATATGCCAGGTAAAGCTGATAAAGTAGGAGTTGGTAGAGATGGAAAAGCTAACTCTCTTAGTTATGCACTATCAAAAGGTTATGTGGTTGCAGCACCTGGTGCAAGAGGTAGAACTCTAACTGATAAGAATGGAGCTTATACAGGAAAAGCTCCTGCTGCAATAGTTGACTTAAAGGCAGCAGTTAGATACCTTTATTTTAATGATGAAGTTATGCCAGGAGATGCCAATAAGATAATTTCAAATGGAACTAGTGCTGGTGGAGCTTTATCAGCTCTTTTAGGAGCAAGTGGAAACTCTCAAGACTATCTTCCTTACCTAACAGAACTTGGAGCAGCTGATACAAGAGATGATATTTATGCTGTATCTTCTTATTGCCCTATTACAAACTTAGAAAATGCTGACTCTGCTTATGAATGGATGTACAATGGTGTTAACACCTTTTCAAGAATGGAATTCACAAGAAATACATCTGCTCAAGAATATAATGACAGAAGCTTAACTCGTACAACTGTTCAAGGTAGTTTAACAGAAGATGAAATAAGAATATCTAATAGATTGAAAAATATGTTTCCTACTTATTTAAATAACTTAAAATTAAAAGATGATAAAGGAACTCCATTGACTCTTGATAAAAATGGTAATGGAACTTTCAAATCATATCTTTCTCTTATAATTAAAAATTCTGTTAATAAGGCTTTAGCTGAGGGAAAGGATATCAGTGAATTCAAAAAAGCTTTCACTATTGAAAATGGTAAAGTTGTTGCTGTTGATTTAGATGTTTATACTCATATTGGAGACAGAATGAAATCTCCCCCAGCTTTTGATAGTTTAAATGCAAGTTCTGGAGAAAATAATTTATTTGGTGATAAGAAAACTGATAATAAAAACTTCACTAAATTTTCTTTTGATATAGCTAATAAAGAAGCTATTGAATACTACCAAAAAGGTAAATTTAATGATAAGAGTGTTAAAGTTGTAATCCCAAAAATGGCAGATAAAGCTATAATAAAAATGATGAATCCTATGAATTATATTGAGAGTGCTCCAACTAAATATTGGAGAATAAGACATGGAGCAATAGATAAGGATACTTCCCTTGCTATCCCTGCAATACTAGCTATTAAATTAAAAAATTCTGGAAAAATTGTAGACTTTGCTGCTCCTTGGGGACAAGGACATGGTGGAGATTATGATTTAGATGAATTATTTAATTGGATTGACACTATTGTAAATAAATAA